A genome region from Drosophila simulans strain w501 chromosome 2R, Prin_Dsim_3.1, whole genome shotgun sequence includes the following:
- the LOC6733617 gene encoding protein lines: MDTTSAAGSGAGTGDVCPCSTVAASTTSASNEQPQTKRQKIEQQIKVGSKALPPQPPHPPDILDLDANSNSHLCSSLSSSSSHSLSTPSTANNSPTTTPCSSRAASYAQLLHNILPQNGDTDPHSQPESAHDEVDRAAKLPNLLTLDTINSNGSHASSRSNCMQATAATSIDDMLEFEQSLTRQCLCGVSERTLRKPFQSHYSQDTNGQKRIAYLREWPTNKLLQFLSNLQLLFDIYLKQNAKGFICTRIMDVCDALIRNDHKLIDEIIVLAGYENSYVQFLAGRVLAAFLVIAKQELNDEWLQKIVDQLFNFEQLDQAAVQKIHFSLDIIKRIVEWKDMEIHPLDDDWMASANSTSAASSVVPLSSEASVSYMHFPVQEQPLATNYFALQFREDTEGERETEQEAPDNRDRHRRHFGEEMNVAYEPHPAPQSTTMPSGCHVVTLTDSESFDTTHLKCITIQKLEHKWPTLVKNMSELMAPTHQDAAEHCVLNFLQLWENIISVKANLSIDETRPYYAQLDKFELLLSHSLSCTVYKQMLCLFNEALCYGSTLALQDMLPEETCKLAHQIVCHVRGFRILESLPRRQPDNMVSLIGYNGRPMVYANGTITLAHAAQSGDSEEDGAPLDLIEMDKTLLQKMVLLVLKSIAVTVKEIRSDSSDSSIDSTDYDAFQDMMLIERSIRDVLSKLETFIKQTLEFHPECHFSKILIHLFDDQDDHLIEAMVCTLDVTSGISFRNNAFPELVAMLNPVYTFLEFLKMTSNSSDLLLDLLVSNETCFLLYLLRLLKYIRMNWTMFVHSCHTFGMGSAMLDEAMGVLIRLRLQISRLVSRQLYPYDISPVLRLLESCESLYEGNELS, encoded by the coding sequence ATGGACACCACATCCGCAGCAGGATCTGGAGCCGGAACGGGCGATGTTTGCCCATGCTCCACGGTAGCAGCCTCCACGACCTCCGCATCAAACGAGCAGCCGCAGACCAAGCGCCAGAAGATCGAGCAGCAAATCAAGGTGGGCTCCAAGGCGCTGCCGCCCCAGCCGCCGCATCCGCCGGACATATTGGACCTGGacgccaacagcaacagccaccTGTGCTCCTCGctctcctcgtcctcctcgcACTCGCTGTCAACGCCAAGCACCGCCAACAACTCCCCCACCACCACGCCCTGCAGCTCCCGGGCGGCGTCGTACGCCCAGCTCCTGCACAACATCTTGCCACAAAACGGGGACACAGACCCGCACAGCCAGCCTGAATCCGCCCATGACGAAGTGGACCGGGCGGCCAAATTGCCCAACCTCCTAACCCTCGACACGATCAACAGCAATGGCAGTCatgccagcagcaggagcaactgcatgcaagcaacagcagccacgTCCATCGACGATATGCTGGAGTTCGAGCAGTCCCTGACCCGCCAGTGCCTGTGCGGCGTGTCGGAGCGAACGCTGCGCAAGCCCTTCCAGTCGCATTACTCACAGGACACCAACGGCCAGAAGCGGATAGCCTACCTGCGGGAGTGGCCCACCAACAAGCTGCTGCAGTTCCTGTCCAATCTGCAGCTACTGTTCGACATCTACCTGAAGCAGAACGCAAAGGGCTTCATCTGCACGCGGATAATGGACGTTTGCGACGCACTCATTCGCAATGACCACAAGCTTATCGACGAGATTATCGTGCTGGCCGGCTACGAGAACTCTTACGTGCAATTCCTAGCGGGACGTGTGCTAGCCGCATTCCTGGTGATTGCCAAGCAGGAGCTGAATGACGAGTGGCTGCAGAAGATCGTCGACCAGCTATTTAACTTCGAGCAGCTTGACCAGGCGGCCGTGCAGAAGATCCACTTCAGCCTGGACATCATCAAGCGCATAGTGGAGTGGAAGGACATGGAGATCCATCCGCTGGACGACGACTGGATGGCGTCGGCGAATAGTACAAGCGCAGCCTCGTCAGTAGTGCCTCTTTCGTCAGAGGCCTCCGTGAGCTACATGCACTTCCCCGTGCAGGAGCAGCCGCTAGCCACCAATTATTTTGCACTGCAATTTCGCGAGGATACGGAGGGCGAGCGAGAGACGGAGCAGGAAGCACCCGACAATCGCGACCGTCATCGGCGGCACTTTGGCGAGGAGATGAACGTCGCCTACGAGCCGCATCCCGCTCCCCAGTCCACGACCATGCCCAGCGGTTGTCATGTGGTCACACTCACCGACTCGGAAAGCTTCGATACGACGCACCTGAAGTGCATCACCATTCAAAAGCTGGAGCACAAGTGGCCCACGCTGGTGAAGAACATGTCGGAGCTGATGGCGCCGACGCACCAGGATGCGGCCGAGCACTGTGTTCTCAACTTCTTGCAGCTGTGGGAGAACATCATCTCGGTGAAGGCCAATCTGTCCATCGACGAGACGCGACCCTACTACGCCCAACTGGACAAGTTCGAGCTGCTGCTCAGCCACAGCCTCTCCTGCACCGTGTACAAGCAGATGCTGTGCCTCTTCAACGAGGCGTTGTGCTATGGTTCCACGCTGGCGCTGCAGGACATGCTGCCCGAGGAGACGTGCAAGCTGGCGCACCAGATAGTCTGCCATGTGCGCGGCTTCCGCATCCTGGAGTCGCTGCCGCGGCGACAGCCGGACAACATGGTCAGTCTGATCGGCTACAATGGCAGGCCGATGGTGTACGCCAATGGAACAATTACCCTGGCACATGCCGCGCAATCAGGGGACAGCGAGGAGGACGGTGCGCCACTGGACCTCATCGAAATGGACAAGACACTGTTGCAGAAGATGGTGCTGTTGGTACTGAAGTCGATAGCGGTGACGGTGAAGGAGATACGCAGCGATTCCTCCGACTCATCCATCGATTCCACCGACTACGATGCCTTCCAGGACATGATGCTCATCGAGCGCTCGATCCGCGATGTACTCAGCAAGCTGGAGACGTTCATCAAGCAGACGCTGGAATTCCATCCGGAGTGCCACTTCAGCAAGATCCTGATCCACCTGTTCGACGACCAGGACGACCACCTGATCGAGGCCATGGTCTGCACGCTGGACGTCACGTCTGGGATTTCGTTCCGCAACAACGCGTTCCCCGAGCTGGTGGCCATGCTGAATCCGGTGTACACATTCCTGGAGTTCCTCAAGATGACGTCGAACAGCTCGGACCTGCTGCTGGACCTGCTGGTGAGCAACGAGACCTGCTTCCTGCTCTACCTGCTGCGCCTGCTCAAGTACATCCGCATGAACTGGACGATGTTCGTGCACAGCTGCCACACCTTCGGCATGGGCAGCGCCATGCTGGACGAGGCGATGGGCGTTCTTATCCGGCTGCGCCTGCAGATATCCCGCCTCGTGTCGCGCCAGCTCTACCCCTACGACATTTCCCCCGTGCTGCGCCTGCTCGAGAGCTGCGAGAGCCTCTACGAGGGCAACGAGCTGAGCTGA